One segment of Vigna radiata var. radiata cultivar VC1973A unplaced genomic scaffold, Vradiata_ver6 scaffold_179, whole genome shotgun sequence DNA contains the following:
- the LOC106780359 gene encoding pyruvate dehydrogenase E1 component subunit alpha-3, chloroplastic, translated as MSFTATKFAPSPLPLNSTTPRSNDKPLSFSFDHFKTNPSSSFLGSNRKLLRFTALAKPRAQTRASTPVADVLLQQTSNLLITKEEGLELYEDMILGRFFEDKCAEMYYRGKMFGFVHLYNGQEAVSTGFIKLLKKEDYVVSTYRDHVHALSKGVPSRAVMSELFGKATGCCRGQGGSMHMFSKEHNMLGGFAFIGEGIPVATGAAFSSKYRKEVLNEADADQVTLAFFGDGTCNNGQFYECLNMAALWKLPIVFVVENNLWAIGMSHLRATSDPQIWKKGPAFGMPGIHVDGMDVLKVREVAKEAIERARRGEGPTLVECETYRFRGHSLADPDELRDPAEKEHYAGRDPITALKQYLFENNLASEQELKAIEKKIDEILDDAVEFADNSPLPPRSQLLENVFADPKGFGIGPDGRYRCEDPKFTEGTAQV; from the exons ATGTCTTTCACTGCAACCAAGTTCGCACCCTCTCCTCTTCCTCTCAATTCCACCACCCCCAGATCCAATGACAAgcctctctctttctccttcgATCACTTCAAAACCAACCCTTCTTCCTCTTTCCTTGGATCCAATCGCAAGCTTCTTCGCTTCACTGCTCTTGCCAAACCTCGTGCTCAGACTCGTGCTTCTACCCCTGTTGCTGATGTTCTTCTCCAGCAAACCTCCAATCTG CTTATTACTAAAGAGGAAGGGTTGGAGCTGTATGAAGACATGATACTAGGGAGGTTCTTCGAGGACAAGTGTGCTGAGATGTATTATAGGGGCAAAATGTTTGGTTTTGTTCACTTATACAATGGCCAAGAGGCTGTGTCGACTGGGTTCATCAAGCTTCTGAAGAAGGAGGATTATGTAGTGAGCACCTACAGAGATCATGTTCATGCATTGAGTAAGGGGGTCCCCTCTCGAGCCGTAATGAGTGAACTATTTGGAAAGGCAACAGGATGCTGCCGAGGCCAGGGCGGTTCAATGCATATGTTCTCAAAAGAGCACAACATGCTTGGCGGTTTTGCATTCATTGGTGAAGGAATTCCAGTGGCCACTGGGGCTGCATTTTCCAGCAAATATAGAAAGGAGGTGTTGAATGAGGCAGATGCTGATCAGGTGACATTGGCTTTTTTCGGAGATGGGACTTGTAACAATGGCCAATTCTATGAATGCCTGAACATGGCAGCTCTGTGGAAATTGCCAATTGTGTTTGTGGTGGAGAATAACTTATGGGCTATTGGGATGTCTCATCTCAGAGCAACTTCAGATCCTCAGATATGGAAGAAAGGACCAGCGTTTGGAATGCCAGGGATTCATGTTGATGGGATGGATGTTTTGAAGGTCAGAGAGGTGGCAAAGGAGGCAATTGAAAGGGCTAGAAGGGGAGAGGGACCAACCCTAGTGGAATGTGAAACCTATAGATTTAGAGGACATTCATTGGCTGACCCCGATGAGCTTCGTGACCCTG CTGAGAAGGAACACTATGCTGGTAGGGACCCCATCACTGCACTGAAACAATACCTTTTTGAGAACAATTTAGCCAGTGAGCAAGAATTGAAGGCCATTGAGAAGAAAATCGATGAGATTCTTGATGATGCAGTTGAGTTTGCAGACAACAGCCCTCTTCCACCCCGAAGTCAGCTTCTGGAGAATGTGTTTGCTGATCCAAAAGGCTTTGGAATTGGACCAGATGGAAGGTATAGATGTGAGGATCCAAAATTCACTGAAGGCACTGCTCAAGtctaa
- the LOC106780350 gene encoding vacuolar protein sorting-associated protein 8 homolog, with amino-acid sequence MEPGVRSLLNSASSSASSSDADDDAPHRTIDEILNECDTSSSSSSPTSSPSHSLSPLTNSHPQNPTLQPKPLQPALDSISRLKPAEFSDRARVSRPFSSLLQGVRSNAKPGAALAAAAAASRSVPTPHAAAIISRRKSAAAISTELSSTAAASDDYSDVSSKGELGELSEKYDPVPQKIETQSSESASVNGERVESDADIAIDLKAGSAADNQVHSDTDNDSGTGNDDGNGNYNDSSIVSEENRNLDEVDGYHGKDMNSSTFDEDNNDRDLDGNDGSEKRISAMDSAVETEETVDNGENSVGHVKNELSGGGSDEGSSLGDVSELVEERLEELESIRAAKRAEKKREFSMKPLELAEKLEKKRASTGLHLEEGAAAQPMRLEGVRRGSTTLGYFDVDADNAVTRAISSQTFRREQGSARAVAVHANYIAVGMSKGLIVVFPSKYSIHHADSSDGKMLMLAIQGDRSRAPVTSMSFNQQGDLLLAGYGDGHLILWDVQKGVVAKVISGEHTAPVVHTLFLGQDPQNTRQFKAVTGDCKGLVLLHIISVVPLFSRFSIKTQCLLDGQSTGLVLSASPLLFDDFSGSASPFSQGNTSTPASSISSMMGVVGGDAGWKLFNESSSLLEEGVVVFVTHQTALVVRLSPTLQVYAQLSRPDGVREGSMPYTAWKYMTQTHSSTENMSAEASERVSLLAIAWERKVLVAKLVKSELKVYGNWSLEGAAIGLAWLDDQMLEVQTSSGQLYLFSKDGTVIHQTSIAIDGIGGDDLVSYHTHFINVFGNPEKAYHNSVAVRGASIYILGPTHLLISRLLPWKERISVLRKAGDWMGALNMAMTLYDGHAHGVIDLPRTLDAVHEAIMPFLVELLTSYVDEVFSYISVAFCNQIGKVDPSNNSNSRSNSVQCEIKEQYNRVGGVAVEFCCHIKRMDILFDEIFSKFVGVQQRETFLELLEPYILKDMLGSLPPEIMQELVEYYSTKGWLQRVEQCVLHMDISSLDFNQVVRLCREHGLYSALVYVFNKGLDDFRAPLEELFAVLQNSQKESATALGYRMLVYLKYCFTGLPFPPGRGTIPPTRLPSLRRELVEFLLKDSCTSKSHTISDFESRGPHPNLYLLLKLDTEATLDVLRCAFIEDEIPNACSSSPDSANKPIEEAKKEDKANETQNALVQNTVDALIQIIDMNIVQTDTTFSSGEDGLIKEWSSKDIGYLFEFIAYYIATQRAKISKGVLCQILEYLTSDSHSSTEISVYCSTPKNREKQVLALLEVLPKSDWDPSFVLDLCERAKYHQVCGLIHSFRHEYVAALDSYMKDVDEPIHTFSFINKTLSQLTDNEHVVFRSAVILRIPELVELSREGAFHVVISHFSEESSHIITELHSHPRSLFLYLKTLIEFHLFGTLDLTNLSKDDTMNPLNGRQVKDHSEGVRDYLENISNFPKFMREKPIHVPDDLIELYLELLCQYEGSSVLKFLEMFDSYRVEHCLRLCQEYGIIDATAFLLERVGDVGKALSITLSDLNDKFVKLDATVEAVVLNRSRVGSSHVEVFDTVLRTKEGSDIQDLLRACIGLCQRNTPRLNPEESEAHWFKLLDSFCDPLIDSNVKGAYESKNHFGMLAGSADSQQDKDAYKSSWKISKSRNGHILRKLLSQFIKEIVEGMIGFVHLPTIMSKLLSDNGSQEFGDFKLTILGMLGTYGFERRILDAAKSLIEDDSFYTMSLLKKGASHGYAPRSLVCCICNCLLTKNSGSSGIRIFNCGHAIHLQCEVSEIEASSRGSSSGCPLCMPTKKSQQSRNKSIIATNGLVNKFSSRRQYPPGSTIHPHDSDLTENMYGQQQISRFEILSNLQKNQRFMQIENLPQLKLAPPAVYHEKVSKVANFLTGESSNNSSAIEKQSRNKQNRELRVKGSSIRFPLKSSIFGKEKTNKR; translated from the exons ATGGAGCCCGGCGTCCGTTCACTCCTTAACTCTGCCTCCTCCTCCGCTTCTTCCTCCGACGCCGACGACGATGCTCCCCACCGCACCATCGATGAAATTCTTAACGAATGTGAcacttcttcttcctcaagctCTCCCACTTCCTCTCcctctcactctctctctccaCTCACCAATTCCCATCCTCAAAACCCCACTCTTCAACCAAAACCACTCCAACCCGCACTCGATTCAATTTCTCGGCTCAAACCAGCCGAATTCTCCGACCGCGCACGCGTTTCGCGTCCGTTCTCTTCTCTACTACAGGGCGTGCGGTCCAACGCGAAGCCGGGCGCCGCGCTAGCGGCTGCTGCTGCGGCTTCTCGATCCGTTCCTACGCCGCACGCGGCGGCGATCATTTCCAGGAGGAAATCTGCGGCTGCGATCAGCACTGAGTTGAGTTCGACCGCTGCCGCTAGCGACGATTATTCCGATGTTTCTTCTAAAGGCGAATTGGGCGAGCTTAGTGAGAAATACGATCCTGTGCCGCAGAAAATCGAGACTCAGTCTAGTGAAAGTGCTTCTGTTAACGGCGAGCGTGTTGAGAGTGATGCAGATATTGCCATTGATTTAAAGGCTGGTAGTGCTGCTGACAATCAGGTGCATAGTGATACTGATAATGACAGTGGGACTGGCAATGATGATGGAAATGGCAATTATAACGATTCTTCTATAGTGAGTGAGGAGAATAGGAATTTAGATGAGGTTGACGGTTACCATGGGAAGGATATGAATTCTTCAACGTTTGATGAAGATAATAATGATCGTGACTTGGATGGGAATGATGGTTCTGAAAAGAGAATCTCAGCTATGGATTCAGCTGTGGAAACAGAAGAAACGGTGGATAATGGTGAAAACTCTGTTGGTCATGTTAAAAATGAGCTGAGTGGTGGTGGTAGTGACGAGGGTAGTTCATTGGGTGATGTTTCAGAGCTAGTGGAAGAGAGGCTTGAGGAATTGGAAAGCATAAGGGCTGCTAAGAGAGCAGAGAAGAAACGAGAATTTTCAATGAAACCACTTGAATTGGCtgaaaaattggagaaaaagcGAGCTTCAACCGGTTTGCATTTGGAAGAGGGTGCTGCCGCCCAGCCAATGAGACTCGAGGGCGTTCGGAGAGGGTCCACGACGTTGGGATACTTTGATGTTGATGCTGATAATGCAGTCACCAGGGCGATTTCGTCCCAAACATTCAGGCGTGAGCAAGGTTCTGCCCGAGCCGTGGCAGTTCATGCTAATTATATTGCAGTAGGAATGTCAAAAGGGCTCATTGTTGTCTTTCCCAGTAAATATTCCATTCATCATGCTGATAGCTCTGATGGAAAG ATGTTGATGCTTGCTATACAAGGTGATCGGTCCCGTGCTCCAGTGACATCTATGTCTTTCAATCAACAAGGAGACCTTCTTTTAGCTGGTTATGGTGATGGTCATCTTATCCTGTGGGATGTACAGAAAGGGGTTGTAGCAAAAGTTATTAGTGGTGAGCATACAGCACCAGTAGTACATACCTTATTTCTAGGTCAAGATCCCCAGAATACTCGTCAATTTAAAGCAGTTACTGGTGATTGTAAGGGTCTGGTTCTCTTGCACATTATCTCGGTTGTTCCTTTGTTTAGTAGATTCTCCATCAAAACTCAG TGTCTTCTTGATGGACAAAGTACAGGCTTGGTGCTTTCAGCTTCACCACTCCTTTTCGATGACTTCAGTGGAAGTGCTTCGCCTTTTTCTCAGGGAAACACCTCAACCCCAGCCAGCAGTATAAGCAGCATGATGGGTGTTGTTGGCGGAGATGCAGGTTGGAAACTCTTCAACGAATCCTCTTCTTTGTTGGAAGAAGGTGTGGTTGTATTTGTAACTCATCAAACTGCATTGGTG GTACGGCTGAGCCCTACACTGCAAGTCTATGCTCAACTCTCTAGGCCAGATGGGGTTCGGGAGGGGTCTATGCCGTATACTGCATGGAAATACATGACACAAACACATAGTTCTACTG AAAATATGTCTGCAGAAGCTAGTGAAAGAGTTTCATTGCTTGCAATTGCTTGGGAACGTAAGGTTCTGGTTGCAAAGTTAGTGAAATCAGAACTAAAAGTATATGGAAATTGGTCTCTCGAAGGTGCGGCTATAGGTCTAGCGTGGTTGGATGATCAG ATGCTGGAAGTTCAAACTTCAAGTGGACAACTGTATTTATTTTCCAAGGATGGAACTGTGATTCACCAAACAAGTATTGCCATAGATGGTATTGGAGGAGATGATCTAGTCTCTTATCATACTCACTTCATCAATGTATTCGGAAATCCTGAGAAAGCTTATCATAACTCTGTTGCTGTAAGAGGAGCTTCTATTTATATACTTGGTCCAACACATCTTCTCATTTCTCGTCTTCTACCTTGGAAAGAGCGTATTTCTGTTTTGCGGAAAGCAGGTGACTGGATGGGTGCCTTGAACATGGCAATGACTCTTTATGATGGCCATGCTCATGGGGTTATTGATCTTCCTAGAACCTTGGATGCCGTACATGAGGCCATAATGCCCTTCTTGGTGGAGTTGCTTACATCATATGTTGATGAAGTGTTCTCCTACATTTCAGTGGCATTCTGCAACCAAATAGGTAAAGTGGACCCATCCAATAATTCAAATAGTAGAAGCAATTCAGTACAGTGTGAGATAAAGGAGCAATACAACCGTGTTGGTGGGGTTGCTGTTGAATTTTGTTGTCATATCAAACGGATGGACATtctttttgatgaaattttctCCAAGTTCGTGGGAGTTCAACAACGAG AAACATTTTTGGAGCTTCTGGAGCCATATATTTTGAAAGACATGCTTGGATCTCTACCTCCTGAG ATCATGCAAGAATTGGTTGAGTATTATAGTACCAAAGGGTGGTTACAGCGGGTTGAGCAATGTGTACTTCATATGGATATATCATCGTTGGATTTTAATCAG GTCGTCAGGTTATGCCGGGAGCATGGACTTTATAGTGCCCTGGTTTATGTCTTCAATAAAGGATTAGACGATTTTAGGGCACCTCTGGAGGAGCTGTTTGCTGTCTTACAAAATAGCCAAAAGGAAAGTGCTACTGCACTTGG GTATAGAATGCTGGTTTATCTCAAGTACTGCTTTACAGGTCTTCCCTTTCCACCAG GCCGTGGAACTATTCCTCCCACACGCTTACCTTCTCTTAGAAGAGAACTTGTGGAGTTTTTGTTAAAGGACTCCTGTACTTCGAAGTCTCACACCATTTCAGACTTTGAGTCCAGAGGACCCCACCCGaatctttatcttcttttaaaGTTAGACACTGAAGCTACCTTAGATGTCCTCAGATGTGCTTTTATTGAAGATGAAATTCCAAATGCCTGCTCATCTTCACCAGATTCAGCCAATAAACCTATAGAGGAAgcaaaaaaagaagataaagctAATGAAACTCAAAATGCTTTGGTTCAGAACACAGTTGATGCACTCATTCAAATAATTGATATGAATATTGTTCAGACAGATACAACCTTTAGTAGCGGTGAAGATGGGTTGATAAAAGAGTGGTCTTCGAAGGACATAGGTTATCTATTTGAGTTCATTGCATATTATATTGCTACCCAAAGAGCTAAAATTTCAAAGGGTGTACTGTGCCAAATATTGGAATATTTGACATCTGATAGTCACTCCTCTACCGAGATTTCTGTTTATTGCTCAACTCCCAAAAACAGAGAGAAGCAAGTGCTAGCACTGTTGGAAGTACTTCCTAAGTCAGACTGGGATCCTTCATTTGTGCTAGATCTATGTGAAAGAGCCAAATATCATCAG GTTTGTGGATTGATCCATAGTTTCAGACATGAATATGTGGCTGCACTGGATAGTTATATGAAGGATGTAGACGAGCCTATTCATACCTTTtcctttattaataaaacattatcaCAGTTGACTGACAATGAGCATGTAGTATTTCGGTCAGCGGTCATATTGCGAATTCCTGAATTGGTTGAACTAAGCAG GGAGGGTGCATTCCATGTGGTTATCAGTCATTTTAGCGAAGAAAGTTCCCATATCATAACTGAACTTCATTCTCATCCAAGaagtctttttctttatttaaagaCGCTCATTGAGTTTCACTTATTTGGCACCCTAGATTTGACTAATTTGAGCAAGGATGACACTATGAATCCTCTTAATGGAAGGCAAGTTAAGGATCACTCTGAAGGAGTTAGAGATTACTTAGAGAATATATCCAATTTCCCCAAGTTCATGCGGGAAAAACCTATTCACGTGCCTGACGATCTTATTGAGCTTTACCTTGAG TTATTATGCCAGTACGAAGGTAGTTCAGTTCTCAAGTTTCTGGAAATGTTTGATAGCTATCGAGTTGAACATTGTTTACGTCTCTGTCAAGAATATGGCATTATAGATGCAACTGCGTTCTTATTAGAAAGGGTTGGTGATGTTGGTAAAGCTCTTTCAATTACACTTTCTGATCTTAATGATAAATTCGTTAAGCTTGATGCTACTGTGGAAGCTGTAGTTTTAAACCGTAGCAGAGTTGGTTCTTCACATGTGGAAGTATTCGACACTGTTTTAAGAACAAAGGAG GGAAGTGACATCCAAGATCTATTGCGTGCCTGTATTGGTCTGTGTCAGCGGAACACCCCTCGTCTGAATCCTGAGGAGTCAGAAGCGCATTGGTTTAAATTACTTGATTC GTTTTGTGACCCATTGATCGATTCAAATGTTAAAGGAGCATATGAAAGTAAAAATCATTTTGGAATGTTAGCTGGATCAGCAGATTCACAACAGGACAAGGACGCCTATAAAAGCAGCTGGAAAATTTCAAAGTCCCGGAATGGTCATATCTTGAGAAAATTGCTATCACAGTTCATTAAAGAGATTGTAGAGGGAATGATTGGTTTTGTTCACCTTCCAACAATCATGTCTAAGCTTCTGTCTGATAATGGTAGTCAAGAATTTGGTGATTTTAAACTTACAATATTGGGAATGCTGGGAACATATGGCTTTGAAAGAAGAATTCTG GATGCTGCCAAATCGTTGATAGAAGATGACTCGTTCTATACAATGAGTTTACTCAAGAAAGGGGCCTCTCATGGTTATGCCCCCCGGAGTCTTGTATGCTGTATTTGTAATTGCCTTCTTACAAAGAACTCTGGTAGCTCTGGAATTCGGATTTTCAACTGTGGCCATGCAATTCATCTCCAATGTGAAGTTTCGGAAATTGAGGCATCAAGCAGAGGATCTTCGTCGGGATGCCCTCTATGCATGCCTACCAAGAAATCACAGCAGTCCcgaaacaaatcaatcattgCAACTAATGGCTTGGTCAACAAATTCTCATCAAGGCGCCAGTATCCCCCTGGAAGTACCATCCATCCTCATGACAGTGATTTGACAGAGAATATGTATGGGCAGCAACAGATATCACGG TTTGAGATCTTGAGCAACCTGCAGAAAAATCAGAGATTTATGCAAATAGAAAACTTGCCTCAGTTGAAGCTTGCCCCGCCTGCTGTGTACCATGAAAAGGTAAGTAAAGTTGCAAACTTTCTGACAGGCGAAAGTAGCAATAATTCTTCTGCTATTGAGAAACAAAGTAGAAACAAGCAAAACCGGGAGCTAAGAGTTAAGGGTTCATCAATCCGATTTCCTTTAAAATCAAGTATATTTG GCAAGGAGAAGACAAATAAGCGGTGA
- the LOC106780356 gene encoding granule-bound starch synthase 1, chloroplastic/amyloplastic-like (The RefSeq protein aligns at 99% coverage compared to this genomic sequence) translates to MATLTASSNLISGSSHAQHGPTASYESKAVAMGFKSLKHTNTHNGLRILNPVDELLNRNPIKTNSVQAKRKGLQGKNVKPKGVIICGMNLIFVGTEVGPWSKTGGLGDVLGGLPPALAGYGHRVMTIAPRYDQYKDAWDTSVVVELKVGDRTETVRYFHCYKRGVDRVFVDHPLFLAKVWGKTGTKLYGPTTGDDYDDNQLRFSLFCQAALEAPRVLNLNSSKYFSGPYGEDVIFIANDWHSALIPCYLKSMYQSVGIYKNARVALCIHNIAYQGRFAFADYALLNLPDQFKSSFDFIDGHIKPVVGRKINWMKAGIIESWFVITVSPNYAIELLSGPDKGVELDNILRKIEDRFIGIVNGMDVQEWNPSTDKYIAVKYDASTVSEAKALSKEAVQAELGLPVRNVPLIGFIGRLEEQKGSDILAEAIPQFIKENVQLVALGTGKKQMEKQLQELEIAYPDKARGVAKFNVPLAHMIIAGADFILVPSRFEPCGLIQLQAMRYGTVPIVASTGGLVDTVKEGFTGFQMGSFNVECEAVDAADVDAIAKTVKRALAVYGTPAFTEMIKNCMAQDLSWKGPAKKWEEVLLSLGVPGSEPGTADGEEIAPQAKENVATNL, encoded by the exons ATGGCAACTTTGACTGCTTCGAGTAACTTGATCTCTGGAAGTTCTCATGCCCAACATGGACCAACTGCATCATATGAGTCTAAAGCAGTGGCAATGGGATTTAAATCTCTAAAGCACACCAATACTCATAATGGACTGAGAATTTTGAACCCGGTGGATGAGCTACTTAACAGGAACCCAATCAAAACCAACTCAGTACAAGCTAAGAGGAAGGGACTTCAAGGCAAGAATGTCAAGCCTAAAGGTGTAATCATATGTGgcatgaatttgatttttgttggaACGGAGGTGGGTCCATGGAGCAAAACTGGTGGGTTAGGAGATGTTCTTGGAGGTCTTCCACCAGCATTAGCA GGTTATGGACATCGAGTTATGACTATCGCGCCACGTTATGACCAATACAAAGATGCCTGGGATACAAGTGTTGTGGTTGAG CTGAAAGTAGGGGACAGAACTGAAACGGTTCGCTACTTCCATTGCTATAAGAGGGGAGTTGATCGTGTCTTTGTGGATCACCCTTTGTTTCTTGCAAAG GTCTGGGGAAAAACCGGAACCAAACTTTATGGACCAACTACAGGAGATGATTATGATGACAACCAACTACGTTTTAGTCTATTTTGCCAG GCAGCTTTGGAAGCACCGAGAGTTCTCAATCTCAATTCCAGTAAATATTTCTCTGGACCATATG GTGAAGATGTAATTTTCATTGCCAACGATTGGCACAGTGCCCTTATCCCCTGCTACTTGAAATCGATGTACCAGTCAGTAGGCATCTATAAGAATGCTCGA GTTGCTCTATGTATCCACAACATTGCTTACCAAGGAAGATTTGCATTCGCAGACTATGCACTTCTAAACCTCCCTGACCAATTTAAAAGCTCCTTTGACTTTATTGATGG GCATATTAAACCAGTGGTTGGAAGGAAAATCAATTGGATGAAAGCTGGAATTATAGAATCATGGTTTGTGATAACTGTTAGTCCAAACTATGCTATTGAACTATTGTCAGGTCCAGACAAAGGTGTGGAACTGGACAACATCCTTCGCAAAATTGAAGATCGTTTCATTGGAATTGTGAATGGCATGGATGTTCAGGAGTGGAATCCATCCACTGACAAGTATATAGCCGTCAAATACGATGCTTCAACA GTTTCGGAAGCAAAGGCTCTTTCGAAAGAAGCCGTCCAAGCAGAACTTGGGTTGCCAGTCAGAAATGTTCCTCTCATTGGTTTCATTGGTAGGCTTGAGGAGCAAAAAGGTTCCGATATTCTTGCAGAAGCCATTCCTCAATTTATCAAGGAGAATGTTCAGCTGGTAGCCCTA GGAACAGGAAAAAAACAAATGGAAAAACAGCTTCAGGAACTAGAAATAGCATACCCTGACAAGGCCAGAGGAGTGGCAAAATTCAATGTTCCCCTGGCCCACATGATAATTGCTGGTGctgattttatattggttccTAGCAGATTTGAGCCTTGTGGTCTCATTCAGTTACAAGCTATGCGCTATGGAACA GTACCTATTGTTGCCTCAACTGGTGGATTAGTTGACACTGTCAAAGAAGGCTTCACTGGATTTCAGATGGGTTCCTTCAATGTTGAG TGTGAAGCTGTGGATGCTGCTGATGTGGATGCTATAGCAAAGACTGTCAAAAGGGCCCTTGCAGTCTATGGAACTCCAGCTTTCACAGAAATGATCAAGAATTGCATGGCTCAAGATCTTTCATGGAAG GGACCTGCTAAGAAGTGGGAGGAAGTGCTGCTAAGCTTGGGAGTTCCTGGCAGTGAACCTGGAACTGCTGATGGAGAAGAAATTGCTCCACAGGCAAAGGAAAATGTGGCAACT